A DNA window from Aspergillus nidulans FGSC A4 chromosome I contains the following coding sequences:
- a CDS encoding uncharacterized protein (transcript_id=CADANIAT00007563), translating to MTPSYAPAIEGFPDNLLRSDIIDLYSLVPYTEDCQSRAEARRCFSLSESLCQVTWTDVDSGDLVTERTLSSLAELRGYRSLHSTQRGGRALRFLSINQRNSWRPLNVTRMMFDEIVDIVGASSNLFELPLSFFQKTIAVEEGFTSAPVLRLSAESIEIIYIIKYAFDKSPVDKGRDPWVLRQTGVYHKYEFATKNSTWLFLNPTTECKFQDRLKRCLLSPAERSTLQRNPLLIHSMLFGTFFPAWREYLRHLEGRMLPIANITVTAEIDKPLRVNHESLTAVRNTENRCLAMQPIFRSLDKTFDVLHQANAALGECGEIEKHDLQMMKQLLNNYSATVNSYGQAAWSLQSRTSRIAAHITDTLSFKDAYISKRQTEFMLRDSTTVRVITVVTLVYLPATFMATLLGMNSFFEMDESRHIVVSPQFWIYIVCSVPLTAATLCYWWYFQKAKQRTERSTTEAMMV from the exons ATGACTCCATCGTATGCACCCGCTATAGAGGGGTTCCCAGACAATCTCCTAAGGTCGGATATTATCGACTTATACTCCCTCGTTCCATACACCGAGGATTGTCAATCCCGCGCAGAGGCACGGAGATGTTTTAGCCTGTCTGAGTCGCTTTGCCAGGTGACTTGGACCGATGTCGACTCTGGGGACCTAG TGACCGAGAGAACACTGAGCTCACTTGCCGAACTCCGGGGATATAGGAGTCTTCATAGCACTcagagaggaggaagggcgCTGAGGTTTCT ATCTATCAACCAGCGCAACTCTTGGAGGCCGCTGAATGTCACTCGCATGATGTTTGATGAGATTGTTGATATCGTTGGCGCGTCGTCAAACTTATTCGAACTGCCATTGTCCTTTTTCCAAAAGACGATTGCAGTAGAAGAGGGCTTCACCAGCGCCCCAGTGCTTAGGCTCAGCGCCGAATCAATCG AAATCATCTACATTATCAAGTATGCTTTTGATAAATCACCCGTCGATAAGGGGAGAGATCCTTGGGTACTACGACAAACAGGCGTATATCACAAATATGAATTCGCGACGAAAAACAGTACCTGGCTCTTCTTAAATCCAACCACAGAGTGCAAATTTCAAGACCGTCTCAAGCGCTGTCTTTTATCACCAGCCGAGCGGTCGACGCTGCAGCGCAAtcccctcctcatccacagcATGCTCTTTGGTACCTTCTTTCCTGCTTGGAGAGAGTACCTAAGGCACCTAGAAGGCCGCATGCTTCCAATT GCCAATATCACGGTGACAGCCGAAATTGACAAACCATTGCGTGTCAACCACGAATCGCTAACTGCAGTTCGCAATACTGAGAACCGATGTTTAGCCATGCAGCCGATCTTCCGGTCGCTTGACAAGACCTTTGATGTCTTGCACCAGGCCAATGCAGCTCTGGGTGAATGCGGGGAGATCGAGAAACACGACTTGCAGATGATGAAACAGTTGCTCAACAACTATTCCGCCACAGTAAACTCGTACGGCCAGGCGGCGTGGTCACTGCAGAGCCGCACCTCAAGGATTGCGGCGCATATTACAGACACGCTATCGTTCAAGGATGCATACATCTCAAAACGGCAGACCGAGTTCATGTTGCGCGACTCCACCACGGTCCGAGTCATAACTGTTGTTACGCTCGTATATCTCCCGGCAACCTTTATGGCA ACCCTCCTTGGAATGAATTCATTCTTTGAGATGGACGAAAGTCGTCATATTGTTGTATCCCCGCAGTTCTGGATCTACATCGTTTGCTCGGTGCCTCTCACAGCGGCAACTCTTTGCTACTGGTGGTACTTCCAAAAGGCCAAGCAGCGTACTGAGCGATCAACAACGGAAGCAATGATGGTTtga